Proteins encoded together in one Kitasatospora albolonga window:
- a CDS encoding arylamine N-acetyltransferase produces the protein MTTLDLDAYFARIGWTGEPRPTLEVLRSLHRAHSLGIPFENLEPVLGSAPSLGLADLEAKLVHGGRGGYCYEHNTLFWTALKQIGFTVTPLAARVVLGAAPGDVRPRTHMLLKVDVPGEPHPYLADVGFGSVGALLEPIELREGAEVSDTPRHHRLVHAPHDGPLELWELRTEKGGAWEPQYAFTLEPYAAPDYEVINWHVATNPRSPFRQAVYAQRTLPGAHLALSGLDLVETADDGTIKERLLSGPEEALQVLRDDFGIRLPEGTRLPE, from the coding sequence ATGACGACACTCGACCTCGACGCCTACTTCGCCCGGATCGGCTGGACCGGCGAGCCCCGCCCCACGCTGGAGGTGCTGCGGTCCCTGCACCGCGCCCACTCCCTGGGCATCCCGTTCGAGAACCTGGAGCCGGTGCTCGGCTCGGCCCCGTCCCTGGGCCTCGCCGACCTGGAGGCCAAGCTCGTCCACGGCGGGCGGGGCGGCTACTGCTACGAGCACAACACCCTCTTCTGGACCGCCCTCAAGCAGATCGGCTTCACCGTGACGCCGCTGGCCGCCCGGGTGGTGCTGGGCGCGGCGCCGGGCGATGTCCGGCCGCGTACGCACATGCTCCTGAAGGTGGACGTGCCCGGCGAGCCGCACCCGTACCTGGCGGACGTCGGCTTCGGCTCCGTCGGCGCGCTGCTGGAGCCGATCGAGCTGCGGGAGGGCGCCGAGGTGTCCGACACCCCGCGCCACCACCGCCTGGTCCACGCCCCGCACGACGGGCCGCTGGAGCTGTGGGAGCTGCGGACGGAGAAGGGCGGGGCCTGGGAGCCGCAGTACGCCTTCACGCTTGAGCCGTACGCGGCACCGGACTACGAGGTGATCAACTGGCACGTGGCGACCAACCCGCGCTCGCCGTTCCGGCAGGCGGTGTACGCGCAGCGCACCCTGCCCGGCGCCCATCTCGCGCTCTCCGGGCTGGACCTGGTGGAGACGGCCGACGACGGCACGATCAAAGAGCGGCTGCTGTCGGGTCCCGAGGAGGCCCTCCAGGTGCTGCGGGACGACTTCGGCATCCGCCTTCCCGAGGGGACCCGCCTGCCGGAGTGA
- a CDS encoding aminotransferase (broad specificity; family IV; in Corynebacterium glutamicum this protein can use glutamate, 2-aminobutyrate, and aspartate as amino donors and pyruvate as the acceptor), which yields MQVIQSTKLANVCYEIRGPVLEEAMRLEAAGQRILKLNTGNPAAFGFECPPEILEDILRNLAGAHGYGDAKGLLSARRAVVQHYQTKGIDLDVEDIYLGNGVSELIQMSMQALLDDGDEVLVPAPDYPLWTASVSLAGGTAVHYRCDEQADWMPDLADIERKITDRTKALVIINPNNPTGAVYDDEMLRGLTEIARRHNLIVCSDEIYDRILYDGATHTPTAALAPDLMVLTFNGLSKNYRVAGYRSGWLAVCGPKAHATSYIEGLTILANMRLCANMPSQHAVATALGGRQSIEDLVLPGGRILEQRDVAYDLLTSIPGVTCVKPKGALYLFPRLDPKVYKIKDDRQMVLDLLRAEKIMVVQGTGFNWPEPDHFRIVTLPATEELTDAMTRIGSFLDGYSQP from the coding sequence ATGCAGGTCATCCAGTCCACCAAGCTCGCCAATGTCTGTTACGAGATCCGGGGCCCCGTGCTCGAGGAGGCGATGCGGCTCGAAGCGGCCGGTCAGCGCATCCTCAAGCTCAACACGGGCAACCCGGCCGCGTTCGGGTTCGAGTGCCCGCCGGAGATCCTCGAGGACATCCTCCGCAACCTCGCGGGCGCGCACGGCTACGGGGACGCGAAGGGCCTGCTGTCGGCGCGGCGCGCGGTGGTGCAGCACTACCAGACCAAGGGCATCGACCTCGACGTCGAGGACATCTACCTGGGCAACGGGGTCTCCGAGCTGATCCAGATGTCGATGCAGGCGCTGCTCGACGACGGCGACGAGGTGCTCGTACCGGCTCCGGACTACCCCCTGTGGACGGCCTCGGTCTCGCTGGCGGGCGGCACGGCCGTGCACTACCGGTGCGACGAGCAGGCCGACTGGATGCCGGACCTCGCGGACATCGAGCGGAAGATCACCGACCGCACCAAGGCCCTGGTGATCATCAACCCGAACAATCCGACCGGCGCGGTGTACGACGACGAGATGCTGCGCGGTCTCACCGAGATCGCCCGGCGCCACAACCTGATCGTCTGCTCCGACGAGATCTACGACCGCATCCTGTACGACGGTGCCACCCACACCCCGACGGCGGCGCTCGCCCCGGACCTGATGGTGCTGACGTTCAACGGGCTCTCGAAGAACTACCGGGTGGCCGGATACCGCTCCGGCTGGCTGGCGGTCTGCGGCCCGAAGGCGCACGCCACCTCGTACATCGAGGGGCTGACGATCCTCGCCAACATGCGGCTCTGCGCCAACATGCCCTCCCAGCACGCGGTGGCCACCGCGCTCGGCGGGCGGCAGTCGATCGAGGACCTGGTGCTGCCGGGGGGCCGGATTCTGGAGCAGCGGGACGTGGCGTACGACCTGCTGACCTCGATCCCCGGGGTGACCTGCGTGAAGCCGAAGGGGGCGCTGTATCTCTTCCCCCGGCTCGACCCCAAGGTCTACAAGATCAAGGACGACCGGCAGATGGTCCTGGACCTGCTGCGGGCCGAGAAGATCATGGTCGTGCAGGGTACGGGGTTCAACTGGCCGGAGCCCGACCACTTCCGGATCGTGACGCTCCCGGCGACCGAGGAGCTGACGGACGCCATGACCCGGATCGGCTCGTTCCTGGACGGCTACAGCCAGCCGTAG